Proteins co-encoded in one Gossypium arboreum isolate Shixiya-1 chromosome 11, ASM2569848v2, whole genome shotgun sequence genomic window:
- the LOC108473883 gene encoding phosphatidylinositol/phosphatidylcholine transfer protein SFH9 isoform X2 produces the protein MPVPGELIALEESEKFSKDANLDIETSEDDKGRRGRGRSLKKKAMTASTKLTHSLKKRGRRVSDCKYTAISIEDVRDGEEEKAVKAFRQALLAKDQLPPRHDDYYTLLRFLKARKFDLDKTIQMWEDMLNWRNENGVDTIVQDFVYDEYKEVQQCYPHGYHGVDKQGHPVYIERIGKIDVGKLMKVTTVERFLKYHVQGFEKAFLEKFPACSMAAKKPIDCTTTILDVQGLNWMSFGKVANDLVMRMQKIDGDNYPETLHQMYIVNAGSRFKILWNTARGFLDPKTTAKIHVLGNKFHTKLLEIIEPSQLPEFLGGTCSCPNDGGCLRSDKGPWKNPEIMKLTHLGDALYLRKTESSENDNLEVKFLPTRVATSEISCVSDVRPDTSDFMQLVSLSNEERMSGPNSLYRTSKPENAARTLASSTNDITTDVSPRNAGKKLVHHVTSFFTHFVLKLLAFIYFLVPGLGRFLKAQDSKQQTENQSNDQMAGSGSTENGILTEAEEDLLRPCWQRLQNLETMVTKLYNKPANIPPEKEDILLESLNRIKSMEQDLQRTKKALFTTASKQVKLAELLEDLKESNLAGKFSCWGRNYKPLNPER, from the exons ATGCCTG ttCCAGGAGAGTTAATTGCACTTGAAGAAAGTGAGAAGTTTAGCAAGGATGCGAATTTGGATATTGAGACGTCTGAAGACGACAAAGGGAGGAGGGGACGAGGGagatctctgaaaaagaaagcgATGACTGCTTCGACGAAGCTAACTCATAGCCTTAAGAAGCGTGGCAGACGCGTGTCTGATTGCAAATACACTGCAATTTCTATCGAGGATGTAAGGGATGGGGAGGAGGAAAAGGCTGTCAAAGCTTTTCGCCAGGCGTTGCTTGCAAAGGACCAGCTTCCCCCACGTCATGATGATTACTACACCTTGTTAAG ATTCTTGAAAGCAAGGAAGTTTGACCTTGATAAAACTATCCAGATGTGGGAAGATATGCTGAACTGGAGAAATGAGAATGGTGTAGATACTATTGTACAG GATTTTGTGTATGATGAATACAAAGAAGTTCAGCAGTGTTACCCCCATGGTTACCATGGTGTGGACAAACAGGGGCACCCTGTTTATATTGAAAGAATTGGTAAAATTGACGTTGGCAAGCTGATGAAGGTCACTACAGTGGaaagatttttaaaatatcaTGTGCAGGGCTTTGAGAAGGCTTTCTTGGAGAAGTTTCCTGCCTGTTCTATGGCTGCCAAAAAGCCTATAGATTGTACAACGACAATATTAGATGTGCAGGGGTTG AACTGGATGAGCTTTGGCAAGGTTGCAAATGATCTTGTGATGCGCATGCAGAAAATTGATGGTGACAACTATCCTGAG ACTCTACATCAAATGTACATAGTTAATGCTGGAAGCAGATTCAAAATACTATGGAACACTGCAAGAGGCTTTCTTGATCCAAAGACTACTGCAAAGATTCAT GTTCTTGGGAACAAATTCCATACTAAATTATTGGAGATTATTGAGCCAAG CCAATTGCCAGAGTTTCTTGGTGGAACTTGCTCATGCCCTAATGATGGTGGGTGTCTTAGATCTGATAAGGGACCCTGGAAAAACCCAGAAATAATGAAG TTGACACACTTGGGTGATGCCTTGTACTTGAGGAAAACAGAAAGTTCTGAGAATGACAATTTGGAAGTCAAGTTTTTGCCTACTAGG GTTGCAACTAGTGAAATATCTTGCGTTTCTGATGTGAGGCCAGATACTTCAGATTTCATGCAGTTAGTGTCACTTTCCAACGAA GAAAGGATGAGTGGTCCTAACTCTTTGTATCGTACTAGCAAACCAGAAAACGCTGCAAGAACTCTAGCTAGTTCAACAA ATGACATAACTACCGATGTTAGTCCCAGAAATGCAGGAAAGAAGCTTGTACACCATGTGACAAGTTTTTTTACTCACTTTGTACTCAAATTGTTAGCATTTATATATTTCTTAGTCCCTGGACTGGGAAGATTTCTGAAAGCACAAGACTCGAAACAACAAACAGAAAACCAGTCAAATGACCAGATGGCAGGTTCAGGGTCTACAGAAAATGGAATTTTGACAGAAGCAGAAGAGGACTTGCTCCGTCCATGTTGGCAGAGGCTACAAAATTTAGAAACAATGGTAACCAAGCTTTATAACAAGCCTGCAAATATTCCTCCTGAAAAAGAGGACATACTTCTTGAATCATTGAATCGGATTAAATCCATGGAACAAGATTTACAGAGAACTAAGAAA GCACTATTTACAACTGCATCAAAACAAGTAAAACTTGCTGAGTTGTTGGAGGATTTAAAGGAGAGCAACTTAGCT GGGAAATTTTCATGTTGGGGAAGAAACTACAAACCATTGAACCCAGAAAGATGA
- the LOC108473883 gene encoding phosphatidylinositol/phosphatidylcholine transfer protein SFH9 isoform X1, whose translation MPVPGELIALEESEKFSKDANLDIETSEDDKGRRGRGRSLKKKAMTASTKLTHSLKKRGRRVSDCKYTAISIEDVRDGEEEKAVKAFRQALLAKDQLPPRHDDYYTLLRFLKARKFDLDKTIQMWEDMLNWRNENGVDTIVQDFVYDEYKEVQQCYPHGYHGVDKQGHPVYIERIGKIDVGKLMKVTTVERFLKYHVQGFEKAFLEKFPACSMAAKKPIDCTTTILDVQGLNWMSFGKVANDLVMRMQKIDGDNYPETLHQMYIVNAGSRFKILWNTARGFLDPKTTAKIHVLGNKFHTKLLEIIEPSQLPEFLGGTCSCPNDGGCLRSDKGPWKNPEIMKLTHLGDALYLRKTESSENDNLEVKFLPTRVATSEISCVSDVRPDTSDFMQLVSLSNEERMSGPNSLYRTSKPENAARTLASSTNDITTDVSPRNAGKKLVHHVTSFFTHFVLKLLAFIYFLVPGLGRFLKAQDSKQQTENQSNDQMAGSGSTENGILTEAEEDLLRPCWQRLQNLETMVTKLYNKPANIPPEKEDILLESLNRIKSMEQDLQRTKKALFTTASKQVKLAELLEDLKESNLAVSSYFLGEENIELGIFLRKIRMDFNCWCRKVIW comes from the exons ATGCCTG ttCCAGGAGAGTTAATTGCACTTGAAGAAAGTGAGAAGTTTAGCAAGGATGCGAATTTGGATATTGAGACGTCTGAAGACGACAAAGGGAGGAGGGGACGAGGGagatctctgaaaaagaaagcgATGACTGCTTCGACGAAGCTAACTCATAGCCTTAAGAAGCGTGGCAGACGCGTGTCTGATTGCAAATACACTGCAATTTCTATCGAGGATGTAAGGGATGGGGAGGAGGAAAAGGCTGTCAAAGCTTTTCGCCAGGCGTTGCTTGCAAAGGACCAGCTTCCCCCACGTCATGATGATTACTACACCTTGTTAAG ATTCTTGAAAGCAAGGAAGTTTGACCTTGATAAAACTATCCAGATGTGGGAAGATATGCTGAACTGGAGAAATGAGAATGGTGTAGATACTATTGTACAG GATTTTGTGTATGATGAATACAAAGAAGTTCAGCAGTGTTACCCCCATGGTTACCATGGTGTGGACAAACAGGGGCACCCTGTTTATATTGAAAGAATTGGTAAAATTGACGTTGGCAAGCTGATGAAGGTCACTACAGTGGaaagatttttaaaatatcaTGTGCAGGGCTTTGAGAAGGCTTTCTTGGAGAAGTTTCCTGCCTGTTCTATGGCTGCCAAAAAGCCTATAGATTGTACAACGACAATATTAGATGTGCAGGGGTTG AACTGGATGAGCTTTGGCAAGGTTGCAAATGATCTTGTGATGCGCATGCAGAAAATTGATGGTGACAACTATCCTGAG ACTCTACATCAAATGTACATAGTTAATGCTGGAAGCAGATTCAAAATACTATGGAACACTGCAAGAGGCTTTCTTGATCCAAAGACTACTGCAAAGATTCAT GTTCTTGGGAACAAATTCCATACTAAATTATTGGAGATTATTGAGCCAAG CCAATTGCCAGAGTTTCTTGGTGGAACTTGCTCATGCCCTAATGATGGTGGGTGTCTTAGATCTGATAAGGGACCCTGGAAAAACCCAGAAATAATGAAG TTGACACACTTGGGTGATGCCTTGTACTTGAGGAAAACAGAAAGTTCTGAGAATGACAATTTGGAAGTCAAGTTTTTGCCTACTAGG GTTGCAACTAGTGAAATATCTTGCGTTTCTGATGTGAGGCCAGATACTTCAGATTTCATGCAGTTAGTGTCACTTTCCAACGAA GAAAGGATGAGTGGTCCTAACTCTTTGTATCGTACTAGCAAACCAGAAAACGCTGCAAGAACTCTAGCTAGTTCAACAA ATGACATAACTACCGATGTTAGTCCCAGAAATGCAGGAAAGAAGCTTGTACACCATGTGACAAGTTTTTTTACTCACTTTGTACTCAAATTGTTAGCATTTATATATTTCTTAGTCCCTGGACTGGGAAGATTTCTGAAAGCACAAGACTCGAAACAACAAACAGAAAACCAGTCAAATGACCAGATGGCAGGTTCAGGGTCTACAGAAAATGGAATTTTGACAGAAGCAGAAGAGGACTTGCTCCGTCCATGTTGGCAGAGGCTACAAAATTTAGAAACAATGGTAACCAAGCTTTATAACAAGCCTGCAAATATTCCTCCTGAAAAAGAGGACATACTTCTTGAATCATTGAATCGGATTAAATCCATGGAACAAGATTTACAGAGAACTAAGAAA GCACTATTTACAACTGCATCAAAACAAGTAAAACTTGCTGAGTTGTTGGAGGATTTAAAGGAGAGCAACTTAGCTGTAAGTTCCTATTTTCTTGGGGAAGAAAATATAGAACTGGGAATCTTCCTTAGGAAGATAAGAATGGATTTTAACTGTTGGTGTAGGAAAGTAATTTGGTGA